The Chryseobacterium sp. 52 genome includes a region encoding these proteins:
- a CDS encoding M48 family metallopeptidase yields MKFTHLLGIGAVVLSTAACTTNPITGRSSLQIANNSEILTMSSQEYKTTLSKSKIISGTADAKRVVNVGSRIKNAAERYYQSIGRSADLANYSWEFNLLQSNELNAWCMPGGKVAVYTGILPVTKSDNGLAVVLGHEVSHALAGHGNERISQAMVAQYGGSILGGTMSNSQWAGIFEKVYPIGSQVALLKYGRNQESEADQMGLYLMSMAGYDPREAIPFWNRMEGASSGARQPEFLSTHPNPETRISDINKDLPKALEYYKAAGGKI; encoded by the coding sequence ATGAAATTTACACATCTATTAGGAATAGGAGCAGTTGTTCTTTCAACTGCAGCTTGCACTACCAATCCAATTACAGGCAGATCTTCATTACAGATTGCTAATAATTCGGAAATATTAACGATGTCTTCTCAGGAATATAAGACGACATTGTCTAAATCTAAAATTATTTCAGGGACTGCAGATGCTAAAAGAGTAGTCAATGTGGGAAGCAGAATAAAAAATGCAGCAGAAAGATATTACCAAAGCATCGGAAGATCAGCTGATCTTGCCAACTACAGCTGGGAATTTAATCTCCTGCAGAGTAATGAGCTGAATGCATGGTGTATGCCTGGCGGAAAAGTAGCCGTTTATACGGGAATTCTTCCTGTTACGAAAAGTGACAACGGTCTAGCAGTGGTTTTGGGGCATGAAGTTTCACACGCTTTGGCAGGACATGGAAATGAGAGAATTTCTCAGGCCATGGTAGCGCAGTATGGCGGTTCTATTTTGGGAGGAACAATGTCCAATTCACAGTGGGCCGGTATTTTTGAAAAAGTATATCCTATCGGGTCTCAGGTAGCCTTATTAAAATACGGAAGAAATCAGGAGTCAGAAGCAGATCAGATGGGATTGTATCTGATGTCTATGGCCGGATATGATCCAAGAGAGGCCATCCCTTTCTGGAACAGAATGGAAGGAGCATCTTCAGGAGCAAGACAGCCGGAATTCCTTTCTACCCACCCCAATCCTGAAACCAGAATTTCAGATATCAATAAAGACCTTCCGAAAGCTTTGGAATACTATAAAGCTGCCGGAGGGAAAATATAA
- the meaB gene encoding methylmalonyl Co-A mutase-associated GTPase MeaB yields MKFSTEELIGGIRSGNKRLIAKAITLVESKKAEHRSQAEELLKKIMPFTGNSVRVGITGVPGAGKSTFIENFGRLVIANDKKVAVLAIDPSSSINKGSILGDKTRMEELAREENAFIRPSPSSGFLGGVANTTFETMMICEAAGYDYILIETVGVGQSEVLVSDITDVFLFLKIIGGGDELQGIKRGIMEMVDLIFINKVEKDNLQKAKNTRLELKRALDFIPPKEKGWKIPVLLGSALYNEGLAEVFDTITQFIDLKKKTGRFSEVRTLQAEKRFEYWVQEYILSMMKRSNTVEEAYVQHKKNASEMVSNPSTEAKLFVEKFLSKD; encoded by the coding sequence ATGAAATTTTCTACAGAAGAACTAATCGGGGGAATACGATCAGGAAATAAACGTCTGATCGCAAAAGCTATTACATTAGTTGAAAGTAAAAAAGCCGAGCACAGGAGCCAGGCAGAAGAACTTCTGAAAAAAATAATGCCTTTCACAGGAAATTCTGTCAGGGTGGGGATTACCGGAGTACCTGGTGCCGGAAAATCTACATTTATTGAAAACTTTGGACGGTTGGTTATTGCTAATGATAAAAAAGTAGCCGTTCTCGCCATTGATCCCAGCTCTTCTATCAATAAAGGAAGTATTTTGGGCGACAAAACCAGAATGGAAGAACTGGCCAGAGAAGAAAATGCCTTTATACGTCCTTCCCCGAGTTCCGGATTCCTTGGTGGGGTAGCCAATACCACTTTTGAAACCATGATGATCTGCGAAGCGGCAGGATACGATTATATCTTAATAGAAACAGTAGGGGTAGGGCAGTCAGAAGTTTTGGTCTCCGATATTACCGATGTATTTTTATTCCTGAAGATTATTGGTGGCGGAGACGAACTGCAAGGAATCAAGCGTGGTATTATGGAAATGGTGGATCTTATTTTCATCAATAAAGTAGAGAAGGATAATCTGCAGAAAGCAAAAAATACAAGACTGGAACTGAAAAGAGCACTGGATTTTATTCCTCCCAAAGAAAAAGGCTGGAAAATCCCGGTATTATTAGGCTCTGCCCTTTACAATGAAGGTTTGGCTGAGGTTTTTGATACCATCACCCAATTCATAGACCTGAAAAAGAAGACCGGGCGTTTTAGTGAGGTCCGTACCCTTCAGGCAGAAAAACGTTTTGAATACTGGGTGCAGGAATATATTCTGTCGATGATGAAAAGGAGCAATACTGTGGAAGAAGCATATGTACAGCACAAAAAAAATGCTTCAGAAATGGTTTCTAATCCCAGCACTGAAGCAAAACTGTTTGTTGAAAAATTTTTATCTAAAGATTAA
- a CDS encoding ABC transporter ATP-binding protein produces the protein MIEVKDLKKSFDDVEVLKGISTTFDKGKVNLIIGQSGSGKTVFLKSLLNVYPPSSGEILFDGRDINIMNREEKQHLRAEIGTLFQGSALFDSLTVEENIMFPLDMFTNLTFREKKRRVFEVIGRVHLDKANRKFPSEISGGMQKRVAIARAIVNHPKYLFCDEPNSGLDPYTSNIIDDLLLEITKEYNTTTIINTHDMNSVMTIGEKIVYLRLGIKEWEGNKDGLITAGNKNLIDFVYSSELFKELREYLLENNKTIENTIHKIDDNEKGT, from the coding sequence ATGATTGAGGTAAAGGATCTTAAGAAAAGTTTTGATGATGTTGAAGTACTTAAGGGAATTTCAACGACGTTCGATAAAGGAAAAGTAAACTTAATTATCGGACAGAGTGGTTCTGGAAAAACAGTTTTTCTTAAAAGCTTATTGAATGTATATCCACCTTCTTCAGGTGAAATCCTTTTTGACGGAAGGGATATCAATATAATGAATAGAGAAGAGAAGCAGCATTTACGGGCTGAAATAGGAACTCTATTTCAGGGAAGTGCTTTGTTTGACTCTTTAACGGTGGAAGAAAATATTATGTTTCCTCTGGATATGTTTACCAACCTGACTTTTAGAGAAAAAAAGAGAAGGGTTTTTGAGGTAATCGGAAGAGTGCATCTGGATAAGGCTAACAGAAAATTTCCTTCTGAGATTTCCGGAGGGATGCAAAAACGTGTAGCCATCGCAAGAGCCATCGTCAACCACCCAAAATATCTGTTTTGTGATGAACCCAACTCCGGGCTTGATCCCTATACTTCAAACATTATTGATGATCTCCTTCTTGAGATCACCAAAGAATATAATACAACAACCATCATCAATACACATGATATGAACTCTGTGATGACGATTGGTGAGAAAATTGTGTACCTGAGATTAGGAATCAAAGAGTGGGAAGGCAATAAAGACGGACTGATCACTGCGGGCAATAAAAATCTTATTGACTTCGTTTATTCTTCAGAACTGTTTAAAGAACTGAGAGAATATCTACTTGAAAATAATAAAACGATTGAAAATACAATTCATAAAATAGACGATAATGAAAAAGGTACTTAG
- a CDS encoding MlaE family ABC transporter permease: MLKKFFTAVGEYMILLGKSLQKPQKMRVFWKLFMREINDLGVNSFGLVIFTSIFVGAVVAIQMFNNFDSSSFPIPPAFVGYATKAVLVLEFSPTIISLILAGKVGSYIASSIGTMRVSEQIDALDIMGVNSPNFLILPKIIACVIFNPLLIAISIVFGIGGGHLAGMLTGNWTENDYITGIQMYMPNLFVYYAFIKTTVFAFIIATVPAYFGYNVKGGSLEVGRASTQAVVWTMVFIIISELILTQLILS; encoded by the coding sequence ATGTTAAAAAAGTTTTTCACAGCAGTAGGAGAATACATGATCCTTCTAGGTAAATCCTTGCAGAAACCTCAGAAAATGAGGGTTTTCTGGAAGCTGTTCATGAGAGAAATTAATGATCTGGGCGTCAATTCTTTTGGGCTTGTGATCTTCACGTCTATATTTGTGGGTGCGGTAGTCGCTATCCAGATGTTCAATAACTTTGATTCTTCCTCTTTTCCAATTCCTCCTGCATTTGTAGGATATGCTACCAAAGCAGTTTTGGTTCTGGAATTTTCACCCACCATTATAAGTCTTATTCTGGCGGGTAAAGTAGGTTCATATATAGCATCAAGTATAGGAACCATGAGGGTTTCTGAGCAGATTGATGCATTGGACATCATGGGGGTTAACTCTCCCAATTTCCTTATACTTCCAAAAATTATCGCCTGTGTAATTTTCAATCCTCTTCTTATTGCCATCAGTATTGTTTTTGGTATTGGAGGTGGGCATCTCGCAGGGATGCTAACCGGAAACTGGACTGAAAACGACTATATTACAGGAATCCAAATGTATATGCCCAATCTATTTGTATACTATGCATTCATAAAAACTACGGTATTCGCTTTTATTATTGCCACGGTTCCTGCCTATTTCGGATATAATGTAAAAGGAGGATCGCTGGAAGTAGGTAGAGCAAGTACGCAGGCAGTAGTATGGACAATGGTATTTATTATCATTTCGGAATTAATTTTAACCCAATTAATATTAAGCTAA
- a CDS encoding outer membrane beta-barrel protein has protein sequence MKKVLSIALIGFSMFASAQISLAGKANLIFPTGSPSWKNIKGTVNDAIEGTGKNNAGFNVGLSLKVGLPTSLYVMPELYYTHFKNEFTTENTTFDVKSNRIDMPVLLGYNLLGNMLGVFVGPVASYNLSKDNTYNDFKENVKNNFTVGYQFGAQLEIKKLIINARYEGSFSKDERNFINKVSGSEIRYDNRPNLFLVGLGYKFK, from the coding sequence ATGAAAAAGGTACTTAGTATAGCATTAATCGGGTTTTCAATGTTCGCTTCTGCACAGATTTCACTGGCAGGTAAAGCCAACTTAATATTCCCGACAGGCTCTCCTTCCTGGAAAAACATTAAAGGAACAGTCAATGACGCCATTGAAGGAACAGGAAAAAACAATGCAGGCTTCAATGTAGGGCTTTCATTAAAAGTAGGGCTTCCGACTTCATTGTATGTAATGCCGGAATTATATTACACCCATTTCAAAAATGAATTCACTACGGAGAATACTACTTTTGATGTAAAAAGCAACCGTATCGATATGCCGGTTCTTTTAGGATATAATCTTTTAGGAAATATGCTTGGCGTTTTTGTAGGACCTGTGGCCAGCTATAATCTGAGTAAGGACAATACCTACAATGATTTTAAAGAAAATGTTAAAAACAATTTCACGGTAGGATACCAGTTCGGGGCACAGCTTGAAATTAAAAAACTGATCATCAATGCAAGATATGAAGGTTCATTCAGTAAAGATGAAAGAAACTTTATCAACAAGGTTTCCGGGTCAGAGATCAGATATGACAACAGACCTAATCTATTTTTGGTAGGTTTAGGATATAAGTTTAAATAA
- a CDS encoding c-type cytochrome codes for MKKISAAALFTCLLLASCTPKASTAAPIGPAVSTAEQMAQGKTIFENACGRCHKLPDPTEHTSVQWVGIMNSMAPKAKLTDEQHQWVYDYVVSVKK; via the coding sequence ATGAAAAAAATATCTGCTGCTGCATTATTTACCTGCCTATTACTGGCATCCTGTACCCCAAAAGCTTCTACAGCGGCCCCCATAGGACCTGCTGTATCTACTGCTGAACAGATGGCACAGGGGAAAACAATTTTTGAAAATGCCTGCGGAAGATGTCATAAACTACCGGATCCTACGGAACATACTTCTGTACAGTGGGTAGGAATCATGAATTCAATGGCTCCAAAAGCAAAACTGACTGATGAGCAGCACCAATGGGTTTATGATTATGTTGTTTCTGTGAAAAAATAA
- a CDS encoding enolase C-terminal domain-like protein → MELYFKLNILQLKETFSIAYGNYDRREALLVELSYLNCKGYGECVAIDYYQINLKDFIIRLQEIKPLLEKHTIIHPKEFFRFLSEMNLHPFLLSALDCAYWDLFGKLENKSFTELNAIPSDNLAESSITISVAEINEQIRKIENSSWSKFKVKCKGLNKDNVEKLLQLNRNIALDSNASFTDEDCLWLQEYEMSSTFSYLEQPRPIDNYKILNKVGFANWMADEDCQDLNSLEELLPYYKSVNIKLMKCGGLTPALEMIRKAKELGYKIMIGCMTESTVGISAGCVLAGLTDFADLDGANLISNDQASGNCVENGKIILSGKPGLGIVLK, encoded by the coding sequence ATGGAACTGTATTTTAAACTTAACATACTTCAGCTAAAAGAAACATTCTCCATTGCCTACGGAAATTATGACAGAAGAGAAGCATTGCTTGTAGAGTTATCTTATTTAAATTGTAAAGGCTATGGTGAATGTGTTGCGATAGATTATTATCAGATCAATCTAAAAGACTTTATCATAAGACTACAAGAAATAAAACCCTTACTTGAAAAGCACACAATCATTCATCCGAAAGAATTTTTTCGATTTCTTTCGGAGATGAATCTGCACCCGTTTTTGTTGTCTGCTTTAGACTGTGCCTATTGGGATTTATTCGGAAAACTTGAAAACAAAAGCTTTACAGAATTAAATGCCATTCCGTCTGATAACTTAGCGGAAAGCTCTATTACTATTTCTGTAGCAGAAATTAATGAACAGATCAGGAAAATAGAAAACAGCAGCTGGAGCAAATTCAAAGTCAAGTGTAAAGGCCTCAATAAAGATAATGTTGAAAAACTTTTGCAACTCAACCGGAACATTGCATTAGACTCCAACGCCAGTTTTACAGATGAAGACTGTCTCTGGCTTCAGGAATATGAAATGAGCAGCACGTTTTCCTATCTTGAACAGCCAAGACCCATTGACAATTATAAAATACTTAATAAGGTGGGCTTTGCGAACTGGATGGCAGACGAAGACTGTCAGGATCTCAACTCTCTTGAAGAACTTCTGCCTTACTATAAAAGTGTCAATATTAAATTAATGAAATGCGGAGGCCTCACTCCGGCATTGGAAATGATCAGAAAAGCAAAAGAATTAGGGTATAAAATTATGATCGGCTGTATGACGGAATCAACCGTCGGGATCTCTGCAGGCTGTGTGCTGGCCGGACTTACCGATTTTGCCGATCTGGACGGAGCCAATCTGATCTCCAATGATCAGGCATCAGGAAATTGTGTGGAAAATGGAAAAATAATCCTGTCCGGAAAACCAGGATTGGGAATCGTTTTAAAATAA
- a CDS encoding cytochrome C has product MKKIILSMFAGAALMVSCGPKSTAVTGPRYTASEQLVQGKTIFENSCSRCHKLPDPAKHDDQGWIKTLSRMAPKAKLSDEQHQMVYDYLISVNKK; this is encoded by the coding sequence ATGAAAAAAATAATTTTAAGTATGTTCGCCGGTGCCGCATTGATGGTTTCATGCGGACCTAAAAGCACTGCTGTAACGGGACCCAGGTATACCGCGTCTGAGCAGCTGGTTCAGGGTAAAACTATTTTTGAAAATTCATGCTCCAGATGCCATAAACTCCCGGATCCGGCTAAACATGATGATCAGGGATGGATTAAAACGTTAAGCAGAATGGCTCCGAAAGCTAAGTTAAGCGACGAGCAGCACCAGATGGTTTATGATTATCTGATTTCTGTGAATAAGAAATAG
- a CDS encoding DUF4251 domain-containing protein encodes MKKYISLIFIFGFLFFFQSCSSQASLDSKTVDTLVDSEEFTFYAQRANPMNYEVINAIGSIQNAPAARMLQLDGSYSIELKKNNLEVVLPYFGRMFNASYNTSDSSYRFTSKDFTIKKSQNKKGTWTLKIKPNDVRNVDEINIEVFKNGKAFVSMRSNDRQPITYDGYVSKNEEKPQDKDKL; translated from the coding sequence ATGAAAAAGTATATTTCACTTATATTCATTTTTGGGTTTCTTTTTTTCTTCCAGAGCTGCTCTTCGCAGGCTTCATTAGATTCCAAAACAGTAGACACGCTAGTAGATTCTGAAGAGTTTACTTTTTATGCACAACGGGCAAATCCTATGAATTATGAAGTGATTAATGCAATTGGTTCTATTCAGAATGCACCAGCTGCACGAATGCTTCAACTGGACGGAAGTTATTCGATAGAGCTTAAGAAAAACAATTTAGAAGTGGTTCTCCCTTATTTCGGAAGAATGTTTAATGCCTCATACAATACATCTGACAGCAGCTACCGGTTCACTTCGAAGGATTTTACCATAAAAAAGTCTCAGAATAAAAAAGGAACCTGGACGTTAAAAATCAAACCTAATGATGTCCGAAATGTTGACGAAATCAATATAGAAGTATTCAAAAACGGTAAGGCATTCGTTTCTATGCGAAGTAATGACAGACAGCCAATCACGTATGACGGCTATGTTTCCAAGAATGAAGAAAAACCGCAAGACAAGGATAAACTTTAA